Proteins encoded together in one Ciona intestinalis chromosome 3, KH, whole genome shotgun sequence window:
- the LOC100186893 gene encoding UMP-CMP kinase 2, mitochondrial-like encodes MKVLALEYDLEPLYLCPKSLCAKENGLWEERHEENDNNLFESGCYALMVNGFSSNLYFAENVQENSHLQSALKSLPGCNFSIITTMSFTVDQSGNQTSYTEGFALLLNKDDDNKKIKENLIAHLDTNRVKFNISRIFNKGNTMWYKEYSDNDSLQQEIEVVAVKQPKCHPAYNKRETNSVYHDQARVQSVLDTFKSMNEVQELKEIYDGKMLNIKPLKRDHPIIVIEGLDATGKSTLTENLAKRLNGCARKSPQDCVLHLRKTFDSHFQLLRRAYYAIGNYAFAAQVLHDAQSGPVVCDRFWHSTAAYAIATDVKVGDETHLPPARHWVYSWPPDLLKPDIVILLTISDELRRCRLEGRNTEKTDEEIRMEKSRLFRQRIAEVYKRMDNPALVELDASGSAEELCNKAVELLSDKHIITI; translated from the exons ATGAAAGTTTTGGCGCTTGAATACGACTTGGAACCATTGTACTTATGCCCTAAATCACTATGTGCAAAAGAAAACGGTTTGTGGGAAGAAAGACACGAGGAGAACGACAACAACTTATTCGAATCCGGATGTTATGCATTGATGGTGAACGGTTTCTCGTCCAATCTTTACTTTGCTGAGAATGTCCAGGAAAATTCTCATTTACAAAGTGCGTTAAAATCGTTGCCAGGTTGCAATTTCAGCATAATTACAACAATGTCTTTTACTGTGGATCAATCTGGTAACCAGACGTCGTACACAGAAGGTTTTGCATTGCTGTTAAATAAAGATGATGATAataagaagatcaaagaaaaTCTTATTGCTCACTTAGATACCAATAGGGtcaagtttaatatttcaagGATTTTCAACAAAGGAAACACAATGTGGTACAAAGAGTACTCCGATAACGATTCCCTACAGCAAGAAATTGAG GTGGTTGCAGTGAAACAACCCAAGTGTCATCCTGCATACAACAAGCGTGAAACTAACTCTGTATACCATGATCAGGCTCGTGTCCAATCTGTTCTAGACACT tttaaaagcaTGAATGAGGTGCAAGAGCTTAAAGAAATTTATGACGGAAAAATGTTGAACATAAAGCCTTTGAAAAGAGATCATCCTATTATTGTTATTGAAGGATTGGATGCAACTG GTAAATCAACTTTAACTGAAAATTTGGCTAAACGTTTGAATGGTTGTGCACGCAAATCGCCACAAGACTGTGTCCTGCATTTACGAAAAAC gtTTGACAGTCATTTTCAATTGCTCAGAAGGGCATACTATGCCATTGGAAATTATGCTTTTGCTGCACAAGTGCTACATGATGCACAAAGTGGGCCTGTTGTGTGTGATAG GTTCTGGCACAGTACAGCTGCATACGCGATTGCTACTGATGTGAAGGTGGGAGATGAAACTCACTTGCCACCAGCAAGACACTGGGTGTATTCGTGGCCTCCCGACTTGTTAAAACCAGAT ATAGTAATACTCTTAACAATATCCGATGAATTACGACGATGTCGTTTAGAAGGTCGGAACACTGAGAAGACTGATGAAGAAATTCGGATGGAAAAATCTCGACTCTTCCGTCaaag GATAGCTGAGGTATACAAGCGAATGGATAACCCTGCACTAGTTGAGCTTGATGCAAGCGGCTCTGCTGAAGAACTATGCAACAAAGCAGTTGAACTGCTGTCTGATAAGCATATTATTACCATTTAA